Proteins co-encoded in one Paraburkholderia terrae genomic window:
- a CDS encoding exodeoxyribonuclease III, with product MLRVITANLNGIRSAAKKGFFEWFGEQKADVVCVQEIKCSQDDMTPEFLAPHGFTGYFQHAVKKGYSGAGLYTRHEPDEVIIGFGSEEFDPEGRYVEARFGNLSVISVYVPSGSSGDERQQAKYRFMDEFMPHLTELSKEREVIVCGDVNIVHKEIDIKNWKGNQKNSGCLPEERAWLTKLFDDVGYVDVFRTLDQRPEQYTWWSNRGQAYAKNVGWRIDYQIATPGIAATAKRVDVFRDIKFSDHAPVTVDYAHKIAKK from the coding sequence ATGTTGCGTGTGATCACCGCCAACCTGAACGGCATCCGTTCGGCGGCCAAGAAGGGCTTTTTCGAGTGGTTCGGCGAGCAGAAAGCCGACGTCGTGTGCGTGCAGGAAATCAAATGCTCGCAGGACGACATGACGCCTGAATTCCTCGCGCCGCACGGTTTCACCGGCTATTTCCAGCATGCGGTGAAGAAGGGTTATAGCGGCGCGGGTCTCTATACGCGTCACGAGCCGGATGAGGTCATCATCGGCTTCGGCAGCGAAGAGTTCGATCCCGAAGGCCGCTACGTGGAAGCGCGCTTCGGCAATCTGTCGGTGATTTCGGTGTATGTGCCGTCGGGTTCGAGCGGCGACGAACGTCAGCAGGCGAAGTACCGCTTCATGGACGAGTTCATGCCGCATCTCACCGAGTTGTCGAAAGAGCGCGAAGTGATCGTGTGCGGTGACGTGAACATCGTGCATAAGGAAATCGACATCAAGAACTGGAAGGGCAACCAGAAGAACTCGGGCTGCCTGCCGGAAGAACGCGCGTGGCTCACGAAGCTGTTCGACGATGTCGGCTACGTGGACGTGTTCCGCACGCTCGACCAGCGGCCGGAGCAATACACGTGGTGGAGCAATCGCGGCCAGGCGTATGCGAAGAACGTGGGGTGGCGCATCGACTATCAGATCGCGACGCCGGGCATTGCGGCGACGGCGAAGCGCGTCGACGTGTTCCGCGATATCAAGTTCAGCGATCACGCGCCCGTGACCGTCGACTACGCGCACAAGATCGCGAAGAAATAA